The Chloroflexota bacterium genomic interval GAGCACAATTACTCCAGGCTGTCCTACTGAAATTACTTCAGGCGGTCCCGACGGGTATCGAACCCGCGATCTCCGCCTTGACAGGGCGGCATGTTAGCCACTACACCACGGGACCAGAACGACCGATAGTTTATCATACGCATGGGGCAAAGTCAAGAAAAATAATTCCAATATCATCAATTTTTCAGCAGATATCATTGACAAAGTCATATTTTCCGAAGGCTCTGCCCATTTCTTGACACTTCCATTGCTATATGCTAGAGTAAGGTACGTTTGTGTTATATTAAATTTTTTCCGTCACTAAATACACGTAACAGGAATATCTGTTTTCCCATACTACTTATCTACCAAATTCGTTATATTCTATTGATACTACCAAACAGAGAGACTATCAAAGTCGCTCAGAAGGATGGTTGCTTTGACAAAATCACGCTCACAACTCATGGTAGATCGCCTGCGCGACCTACAGGCTTCTTCTCCTGATATTGAAGCGTCGGCAGTAGTTAGTGTTGATGGTTTAACAATCGCTTCAGCTTTACCACAAGCAGTTGAGGAAGATCGTGTTTCAGCAATGTCGGCGGCAATGCTTTCATTAGGTGAACGAATCGCATCGGAATTAGGCCGTGGATCTCTCGATCAAGTTTATATTAAAGGTGAAGAAGGTTTCGTGGTACTTATGTCAATTGGCGATGATGCCGTACTAACAGCTTTAGCACGCGAAAATGCTAAATTGGGTCTAATTTTCCTAGACATGCGGCGCGCAGCCGATGATCTTACAAAATTGATTTAGCGGTGAGTTGATAATGGAATCGATTCCCAAAAGCGGTTTTTACTATCCGAATAAATTTGCATTAATCATGCTTGAAGCCTTAGAAGATGTGATGGGCAAAAATGGTTTAAATGCCATTTTAAATCTTGCAAGTCTGGGTGATTTGATCGAAAATTTTCCTTCAGATAATCTCAATAAGGAGTTTGATTTCTCAGATATTTCTGCAACGAATCTGGCGTTGGAAGAAATGTATGGGCCGCGCGGTGGACGAGGGTTGGCTTTACGTGCCGGCAGAGCTACTTTTGACGATGCTCTGAAAAATTTTGGGGCGCTGGCAGGAGCAGGAGACCTGGCATTCAAAGTACTCCCCCTTGAAGCAAAACTCCATATCGGGGTTCCTGCAATGGCAAAAATTTTCAGCCAAATGAGCGACCAAATATCTACGGTTGAATCACGGGAACATGACTTCATTTATACAATTCACCGTTGTCCCGTCTGCTGGGGACGCAGCGGTGAAGATAAACCAGTATGCTTTGTCGCGGCCGGATTGCTACAAGCTGGACTTAAGTGGGTATCGGGTGGAAAAGAGTTCCGCGTAAATGAATCGAAATGCGTCGCCATGGGGCACGACGTATGTGAATTTGTTATCCAGAAAAAACCTTTAGACTAGAGAAACCATTGTGGAAGAACAATCGCGAATACTCATAATTGAAGACGACCTAGATGTTGCCGAAATGCTTGAAGCTTATTTCAATGTTCAAGGATACAACGTTGCCACAGCAAACTGGGGAGAAGATGCCGTCAAAACTTCTCAACTCCAACCACCAGATCTCATAATCCTTGACATTCGCCTGCCCGACATTGATGGTTATGAAGTAGCTCGGCGGCTGCGCAACAATCGCCGTACCGAGAATATCCCCATCATCTTCCTAACTGAAAAACGAACGCGCGCAGACCGACTACAGGGGCTTGAACTTGGTGCGGACGACTACATCACAAAACCTTTTGATATTCAGGAATTACGCTTACGAGTACGCAACGCACTTCAACGCTCTTCACAAGATGTCATCAACAACCCCGTTACCGGATTTCCAGAAGGCGCACTCGTAGATGAACGTTTGAGTGAATGTCTTCTACGGGAAGACTGGGCTATTTTATCTATTTCACTCGCCCATTTAGATATTTTCCGCAATGCATATGGTTTCATTGCCTCAGACGATGTTTTACGAGCCGTTAGCCTGATGATTCACAATGCTGTCCGCAATCTGGGCAACACATCGGATTTTGTAGGACATATCACAACCGCGCAGTTCTTTGTCATCACCAATCTGGATAATCTGGTTGAACTTGGCAATCGCATTCGCACACGCGTGGAACAATCTTTCGATTATTTTTACCCTCTCAAAGACCGCGATACGGCCAAAGACCAGACTCAAAAATTGGGGCTGAAATTTGGCACTATTCTACCCAAACATGGCCCCTTCGCTACTACAGAAGAGCTTA includes:
- a CDS encoding 4-vinyl reductase; this encodes MESIPKSGFYYPNKFALIMLEALEDVMGKNGLNAILNLASLGDLIENFPSDNLNKEFDFSDISATNLALEEMYGPRGGRGLALRAGRATFDDALKNFGALAGAGDLAFKVLPLEAKLHIGVPAMAKIFSQMSDQISTVESREHDFIYTIHRCPVCWGRSGEDKPVCFVAAGLLQAGLKWVSGGKEFRVNESKCVAMGHDVCEFVIQKKPLD
- a CDS encoding response regulator — translated: MEEQSRILIIEDDLDVAEMLEAYFNVQGYNVATANWGEDAVKTSQLQPPDLIILDIRLPDIDGYEVARRLRNNRRTENIPIIFLTEKRTRADRLQGLELGADDYITKPFDIQELRLRVRNALQRSSQDVINNPVTGFPEGALVDERLSECLLREDWAILSISLAHLDIFRNAYGFIASDDVLRAVSLMIHNAVRNLGNTSDFVGHITTAQFFVITNLDNLVELGNRIRTRVEQSFDYFYPLKDRDTAKDQTQKLGLKFGTILPKHGPFATTEELKEKIVQHS